The Pyrus communis chromosome 2, drPyrComm1.1, whole genome shotgun sequence genome includes a window with the following:
- the LOC137724738 gene encoding protein DOWNY MILDEW RESISTANCE 6-like, producing MEKLISNGRDLQYVPESYILPLETRPGNVRVSLFESIPVIYFLGTDKPQLIKQITEAAREFGFFQLVNHGVPDNLMHDVVSVSKEFFEQPSEDKASLYSEDAKKSCRLYTSIDYVKE from the exons atggagaaactCATCTCAAACGGAAGGGACTTGCAGTATGTACCTGAATCTTATATATTACCCCTTGAAACTAGACCTGGGAATGTACGTGTTTCACTATTTGAGAGCATCCcggttatttattttcttggcACTGACAAACCACAGCTGATCAAGCAGATCACAGAAGCTGCCCGAGAGTTCGGGTTTTTCCAG TTGGTTAATCATGGAGTGCCAGACAATTTGATGCATGATGTCGTGAGTGTGTCCAAGGAGTTTTTTGAGCAGCCTTCTGAAGACAAAGCAAGCCTCTATTCTGAAGATGCTAAGAAAAGTTGCAGACTATACACCAGCATCGACTATGTGAAGGAGTAG
- the LOC137724740 gene encoding protein DMR6-LIKE OXYGENASE 2-like: MAANNYPPCPDPSLTLGLPKHFNINLITILLQEQVNGLQVLKDEQWLAVEPVPNAFVVSIGHMLQIISSGNLSSADHRVVTDSKVSRTSVGCFINTSSTCRIEPAKALIKDSSPLYRAFIYKDFASTYIQGTLDGVAPLDLYKLQP; this comes from the exons ATGGCTGCAAATAATTACCCACCATGTCCAGACCCAAGTTTAACCTTGGGATTACCTAAACACTTTAATATTAATCTCATAACTATTCTTCTCCAAGAACAAGTTAATGGCCTTCAAGTTTTGAAAGATGAGCAGTGGCTGGCTGTTGAGCCTGTCCCTAATGCATTTGTGGTCAGTATTGGTCACATGTTACAG ATTATTAGCAGTGGGAATCTGAGCAGTGCTGACCACAGAGTTGTGACAGATAGTAAGGTTTCAAGGACATCAGTCGGATGCTTCATAAATACTTCTAGCACCTGCCGTATTGAACCTGCAAAAGCACTTATTAAGGACAGTTCTCCACTCTACAGAgcttttatatataaagattttGCTAGCACCTACATACAAGGTACTCTTGATGGAGTAGCGCCGCTCGACCTTTATAAGCTCCAACCTTAA
- the LOC137724570 gene encoding CDT1-like protein a, chloroplastic, with product MSSSAETFRCETPVSKTLNREPQIRENETLSSKTPEKPPQLRRGARSCNVALPIVQVRRSAAKSLLKSTQKKQLTDEIASWPDKTPLKTRVRRSMQLPEKYEMLGEFFNCLDISIGRLRKKGLKSNFTNISPVIEHLTDRRFTYTHLAQLKFILPEVIEIKKMVVWDEKTSRRKPDLHISMNIHAVHNDGKLKSEGGGIMRLRKAFRKRLADISKSYPEDYEIPEEILPYPFNHVKEHMHSDTVKFPASSSPGEVLSSVCTVEQAAVSTICLQGDAIPDEMHLMTSNQSKGDLNSDINETPTESVPIQTLFETPKKQQSAIEGYLSRSFQRHSFQKVTRTETQSLKFSVPESNFSAFFCTEEISTAASSYGQVPATPTKERDHIENDDGLPKTGASIGSTPEKVAATPARLMTTTPALHPPKRCYLSPDDNSASSPNKVFRRPPCSRSLKFDTPVKNKMLSPGYISTSSPNKLVGHPPCSRSLKISTPVMNKLSEEKILVLDAASLDSDISNVLSEGLLQSIKDKERKAKERNAAILQAKRRQQMISSLPELFNMIHFLFQSMNCSFMKKEDLVEKLIFSHSDIVDEGEVEEQLKLLLELVPEWISEKFASGIVIKINKLSNPESIRARLEEAK from the exons ATGAGTTCCTCCGCGGAGACCTTCAGGTGCGAGACGCCGGTGAGCAAAACCCTGAATCGTGAGCCCCAAATCCGAGAAAATGAGACGCTGAGCTCCAAAACCCCGGAGAAGCCACCGCAGCTCCGTCGTGGAGCTCGCAGCTGCAACGTCGCGCTCCCCATTGTACAAGTTAGAAGATCCGCTGCCAAAAGCCTGCTTAAGTCGACCCAGAAGAAGCAACTGACGGACGAGATCGCCTCTTGGCCGGACAAAACTCCGCTGAAGACCCGCGTTCGCCGCTCCATGCAGCTACCGGAAAA GTATGAGATGTTGGGGGAGTTTTTCAATTGCTTGGATATTTCGATTGGGAGGTTGCGAAAGAAGGGTTTGAAGTCGAATTTTACGAATATTAGCCCGGTGATTGAGCATTTAACGGATAG GAGGTTTACTTATACCCACTTGGCTCAGCTGAAATTTATTTTACCTGAGGTAATTGAGATAAAGAAAATGGTTGTGTGGGATGAGAAAACCAGTCGTAGGAAGCCGGATCTTCACATTAGCATGAATATTCATGCAGTGCACAATGATGGCAAGTTGAAATCTGAAGGTGGTGGGATTATGCGTTTAAGGAAGGCTTTCCGCAAACGGCTTGCAGATATTTCAAAATCCTATCCTGAG GATTACGAAATTCCAGAAGAAATTCTACCATATCCATTCAATCATGTGAAGGAACACATGCATTCAGATACGGTCAAGTTTCCTGCATCGTCATCTCCTGGTGAGGTATTGTCCAGCGTATGCACAGTTGAGCAAGCAGCAGTATCAACAATCTGCCTTCAGGGTGATGCAATTCCAGATGAAATGCATTTAATGACATCTAATCAATCAAAGGGGGATTTGAATTCAGACATAAACGAGACTCCCACAGAGTCAGTGCCAATTCAGACATTATTTGAAACACCTAAAAAGCAGCAATCAGCAATAGAAGGCTATCTGTCCCGGTCTTTTCAAAGGCACTCTTTTCAGAAAGTTACAAGAACTGAAACCCAATCTCTAAAATTTTCAGTTCCAGAGTCAAATTTCAGTGCTTTCTTCTGCACTGAGGAAATCAGTACTGCTGCTTCATCCTATGGCCAAGTTCCTGCAACTCCAACTAAAGAGAGAGACCACATAGAAAATGATGATGGTTTGCCCAAAACAGGTGCCAGCATTGGGTCGACCCCAGAAAAGGTTGCTGCAACACCAGCCAGGTTGATGACCACAACACCTGCATTGCACCCGCCAAAGAGATGTTATCTGAGCCCCGATGATAATTCTGCAAGCTCCCCAAATAAAGTGTTTAGGCGTCCTCCATGCTCCAGGTCATTGAAATTTGACACTCCTGTGAAGAATAAAATGTTGAGCCCAGGTTATATTTCTACAAGCTCACCGAACAAGTTGGTTGGGCATCCTCCATGCTCCAGGTCATTAAAAATTAGCACTCCTGTGATGAATAAACTGTCTGAGGAGAAAATACTTGTTCTGGATGCCGCATCACTTGATAGTGACATTTCCAATGTTCTTTCAGAAGGTCTTCTGCAATCA ATTAAAGACAAGGAGAGAAAGGCAAAGGAGCGAAATGCAGCCATCTTGCAAGCAAAGAGGCGACAACAGATGATTTCCAGCCTTCCTGAACTCTTCAACATGATTCATTTCTTATTTCAATCAATGAACTGTTCATTTATGAAAAAAGAGGATCTTGTAGAGAAGTTAATTTTTAGCCATTCTGATATCGTTGATGAAG GTGAAGTTGAAGAGCAGCTTAAGTTGCTATTAGAACTGGTTCCAGAATGGATTTCTGAAAAGTTCGCATCTGGAATTGTCATCAA GATTAATAAATTGTCAAACCCTGAGTCCATACGTGCACGGCTTGAAGAAGCAAAGTGA
- the LOC137724569 gene encoding autophagy-related protein 9-like, whose protein sequence is MMFRRLKGVTSLGILKWKGDSSLTSGLLRDVAPEVELSDYGRAPSPGSESPSGLLNGESINVEPIADLDLFFERLYSYYCEKGLWCIIIKWIVELLSLGFTILFSGFFLLKVDWNGLRNAKCGMDAFESGIKPCDLAKEALHQHPLTPLTLSKAIIVGYLGIFSIYLVFCFLRFFSQLRDTLAVRHFYHNSLHVTDNEIQTMPWASILEKVVQLQRSQRLCVVKDLSAHDVVMRLMRKENYLIGMLNKGVLAFPISQWVPGAGPIVKFGSDGKQGRLILTKTLEWTLNWCILQSMFDRNFCVTRDFKSNPRTLKKRLMVVGFVMLLLSPFLVIFMLVYLFLRHAEQFYNHPSTASSRRWSNLSRWMFREFNEVDHLFKHRVTSSVVHASDYLKQFPCPIISIIAKFISFVSGGFAAILIIIAFLEESLLEGHIFGRNLFWYAAVFGTITAISRAAITDELLVLDPEGAMSMVVQYTHYMPKTWRGKENTERVRVEFETLFHYTGMMLLEEMASIFLTPYLLIFVVPKRVDDILQFIEDFTVDVEGVGHVCSFSAFDFQRHGNSNYGSLYNVPRSQRSSQGKMEKSFLSFKSNYPSWDPNTEGDQFLKKLRTFREQKLQGQGTRHAYSPPRGFGDRNNLLSRERPYHSPGTGYHLGSLWLIDADLKNHPYLLDWYYTSRPHRTASYAGEIPEEPFEATEQHSTDWTPTNFLHNQLRFEDLWAHRYDDRSQSNMGASTSAPFHRESVLQHHDAGTSAIPMRSHWWARTGQHGTQPQSSFLEPPDFTQRGKQPLSSFLDPPNFMRQPSDNFYGSFEEHEQEEEPEQEQEQRLDWRNYQSLSRTTYVGDLDLEAGECNLHFGDVYSSGPPETPKIKP, encoded by the exons ATGATGTTCCGTAGGTTGAAGGGTGTGACATCTCTTGGCATTTTGAAGTGGAAAGGCGATTCATCCTTGACATCAGGGTTGCTTAGGGATGTGGCTCCTGAGGTTGAATTATCTGACTATGGTAGGGCACCGAGTCCTGGTAGTGAGAGCCCTTCAGGGCTTCTTAATGGTGAGAGTATAAATGTTGAACCAATTGCTGATTTGGACCTGTTCTTTGAAAGGCTCTACAGCTACTACTGTGAGAAAGGACTTTGGTGTATTATTATAAAGTGGATAGTTGAACTTCTGAGCTTGGGCTTCACTATATTGTTCTCAGGATTCTTCTTATTAAAAGTTGATTGGAATGGTCTTCGTAATGCAAAATGTGGGATGGATGCATTCGAATCTGGAATTAAGCCCTGTGACCTTGCTAAGGAAGCCCTTCATCAGCACCCATTAACGCCTCTAACTCTTTCCAAAGCCATCATTGTTGGATATTTGGGCATATTTTCCATTTATTTGGTCTTCTGTTTTTTGCGGTTTTTCTCTCAGTTAAGGGATACTTTGGCAGTCCGTCACTTCTATCACAACAG TCTCCATGTCACAGACAATGAAATTCAGACCATGCCATGGGCATCAATTCTTGAAAAGGTTGTTCAGCTACAAAGATCACAGCGGCTCTGTGTGGTCAAAGATCTTTCTGCTCATGATGTGGTTATGCGATTGATGCGGAAGGAGAACTACTTGATTGGAATGCTTAACAAGGGGGTGCTTGCTTTCCCAATTTCACAGTGGGTTCCAGGTGCTGGTCCAATTGTAAAGTTTGGCTCTGATGGAAAGCAAGGACGATTAATACTGACAAAAACCCTCGAGTGGACCTTAAATTGGTGCATTCTGCAGAGCATGTTTGATCG AAATTTCTGCGTTACAAGGGACTTTAAATCTAATCCAAGAACATTAAAGAAAAGGCTTATGGTAGTTGGATTCGTAATGCTTCTCCTTTCCCCATTTCTTGTAATATTCATGCTGGTATATCTCTTCCTGAGGCATGCAGAACAGTTTTATAACCATCCAAGCACGGCATCATCTCGAAGGTGGTCAAATTTGTCAAGGTGGATGTTTAGGGAATTTAATGAG GTGGACCATTTGTTTAAACACCGAGTCACGAGCAGTGTAGTGCATGCTTCTGATTATCTGAAGCAATTTCCTTGTCCTATTATATCCATAATAGCGAAATTCATCTCTTTTGTTTCTGGTGGCTTTGCTGCTATCCTAATCATCATCGCATTTCTGGAGGAATCTCTGCTAGAGGGCCAT ATATTTGGACGCAACTTGTTCTGGTATGCTGCTGTTTTTGGAACTATAACAGCTATTAGCAGGGCTGCCATTACCGATGAACTGCTGGTCCTTGATCCAGAGGGGGCAATGTCTATGGTGGTACAATATACACATTATATGCCGAAGACATGGCGTGGCAAGGAGAATACTGAAAGGGTTCGGGTAGAGTTTGAAACCCTGTTTCAT TATACTGGAATGATGTTACTTGAGGAGATGGCCTCAATCTTCCTTACTCCATATTTACTTATATTTGTTGTTCCGAAG AGGGTGGATGACATTTTACAGTTTATTGAAGACTTCACAGTAGATGTTGAGGGTGTTGGTCATGTGTGTAG TTTTAGTGCCTTCGATTTTCAAAGGCACGGTAATAGCAATTACGGGTCACTTTACAATGTACCTCGCTCCCAGAGGAGTTCTCAGGGGAAAATGGAGAAATCGTTTTTGAG CTTCAAGAGTAACTATCCATCGTGGGACCCAAATACTGAAGGTGATCAGTTTCTTAAAAAGCTGAGAACTTTCAGAGAGCAAAAGTTGCAGGGACAAGGAACTCGACATGCATATTCTCCTCCGAGAGGATTTGGTGACCGGAACAATCTTTTATCACGGGAAAGGCCATATCATAGCCCTGGAACTGGCTATCACTTGGGGTCTCTGTGGTTAATTGACGCAGATCTAAAGAATCACCCATATCTCCTTGATTGGTATTACACCTCTCGGCCACACCGTACGGCAAGTTACGCTGGTGAAATTCCAGAAGAACCATTTGAAGCTACTGAGCAACATTCTACTGATTGGACCCCAACCAACTTTCTACATAATCAACTGAGATTTGAAGATCTCTGGGCGCATCGTTATGATGACCGTTCACAGTCTAATATGGGGGCTTCTACATCAGCGCCTTTCCACCGAGAGAGTGTACTTCAGCATCATGACGCTGGTACTTCCGCAATTCCAATGCGGAGTCATTGGTGGGCTAGAACCGGCCAACACGGAACACAGCCCCAGTCAAGTTTTCTCGAGCCTCCAGATTTCACCCAACGCGGGAAACAGCCCCTGTCAAGCTTTCTCGATCCTCCAAACTTCATGCGCCAGCCTTCAGATAATTTTTACGGAAGCTTCGAGGAACacgaacaagaagaagaaccggaacaagaacaagaacaacgGTTGGACTGGAGGAACTACCAAAGCTTGTCCCGAACGACGTACGTGGGTGACCTAGACT